A genomic stretch from Amycolatopsis sp. 195334CR includes:
- a CDS encoding bifunctional adenosylcobinamide kinase/adenosylcobinamide-phosphate guanylyltransferase, translating into MSTHLRRVARLAAARLDAGARALRRFAHGQNGKVLVLGGVRSGKSRHAERLLARHPHVVYLATGLPPSDDDPEWAARVAAHRARRPAGWRTVETADLAGALRTASAPVLIDCFGTWLSRVLGEVGAWDQADGWQQRLDEHLLDFVDAWRTARVPVVAVSNEVGSGVVPGTFSGRVFRDVLGALNSEVAAHSDQVVLVVAGRVLELSGKDGQ; encoded by the coding sequence ATGAGTACGCACCTGCGGCGCGTGGCCCGGCTCGCGGCCGCCCGCCTGGACGCCGGCGCGAGGGCGTTGCGCCGGTTCGCCCACGGCCAGAACGGCAAGGTTCTGGTGCTCGGCGGCGTCCGGTCGGGCAAATCGCGGCATGCCGAACGGCTGCTGGCGCGGCACCCGCACGTGGTCTACCTGGCCACCGGGCTGCCGCCCAGCGACGACGACCCCGAGTGGGCGGCCAGGGTGGCGGCCCACCGCGCGCGCAGACCGGCGGGCTGGCGCACGGTCGAGACGGCCGATCTGGCCGGTGCGCTGCGGACCGCGTCCGCCCCGGTGCTGATCGACTGCTTCGGCACCTGGTTGTCGCGGGTGCTCGGCGAGGTCGGCGCCTGGGACCAGGCCGACGGCTGGCAGCAACGGCTCGACGAGCACCTGCTCGACTTCGTCGACGCGTGGCGGACCGCGCGGGTGCCGGTGGTCGCGGTGAGCAACGAGGTCGGCAGCGGCGTGGTGCCGGGGACCTTCTCCGGCCGCGTGTTCCGCGACGTGCTCGGCGCGCTGAACAGCGAAGTCGCCGCGCATTCGGACCAGGTGGTGCTGGTGGTCGCCGGCCGGGTGCTCGAACTCTCCGGGAAGGATGGGCAGTGA
- the cobC gene encoding Rv2231c family pyridoxal phosphate-dependent protein CobC has protein sequence MVDLWHHGDREVGPGLVDLAVNVRLAEPPGWLIAELSAALPRLAAYPDATEATEAVAARHGRSRDEVLVTSGAAEAFTLVARGLGARRASVVHPQFTEPEAALLAAEVPVSRVLLRPENGFVLGPVPEDADLVVVGNPTNPTSVLHPAGSLRALCRPGRVVVVDEAFLDSVPGEPESLAGSPVPGLLVIRSLTKTWGIAGLRAGYVLGPPELIERLRAVQPPWSVSAPAAVAVVACCRPAAVKEADELAVASEADREFLLAGLRELGVAVHGVPRAPFVLGEFRDGARLRERLRDRGYAVRRADTFPGLGPDWLRVAVRSRPVMAEFLTTLKELTTPR, from the coding sequence GTGGTTGACCTGTGGCACCACGGGGATCGGGAGGTCGGGCCGGGGCTGGTCGATCTCGCGGTCAACGTGCGGCTGGCCGAACCGCCCGGCTGGCTGATCGCCGAACTCAGCGCCGCGCTGCCCCGGCTGGCCGCCTACCCCGACGCCACTGAGGCGACCGAGGCGGTGGCCGCGCGGCACGGCCGGTCTCGCGACGAGGTGCTGGTGACCTCCGGTGCCGCCGAAGCGTTCACCCTGGTCGCGCGCGGGCTTGGCGCGCGCCGGGCGAGCGTGGTGCACCCGCAGTTCACCGAGCCGGAGGCCGCGCTGCTGGCCGCGGAGGTGCCCGTGTCGCGGGTGTTGTTGCGGCCGGAGAACGGTTTTGTGCTCGGCCCGGTGCCCGAGGACGCGGATCTGGTGGTGGTCGGCAACCCGACGAACCCGACTTCGGTGCTGCACCCGGCCGGGTCGCTGCGCGCGTTGTGCCGTCCTGGCCGGGTGGTCGTGGTGGACGAGGCGTTCCTCGATTCGGTGCCGGGGGAACCGGAGTCGCTGGCGGGCTCGCCGGTGCCGGGGTTGCTGGTGATCCGCAGCCTGACCAAGACGTGGGGGATCGCGGGCCTGCGCGCGGGGTATGTGCTCGGGCCGCCGGAGTTGATCGAGCGGTTGCGCGCGGTGCAGCCGCCGTGGTCGGTCTCCGCGCCGGCGGCGGTGGCCGTGGTGGCGTGCTGCCGTCCCGCCGCGGTGAAGGAGGCCGACGAACTGGCGGTGGCTTCCGAGGCCGATCGGGAGTTCCTGCTGGCGGGGCTGCGGGAGCTCGGGGTGGCCGTGCACGGGGTGCCGCGGGCGCCTTTTGTGCTGGGCGAATTCCGTGACGGGGCCCGGCTGCGCGAACGGTTGCGCGATCGGGGTTACGCGGTGCGCCGGGCGGACACGTTTCCCGGGCTCGGGCCGGACTGGCTGCGCGTCGCCGTGCGGTCGCGGCCGGTCATGGCGGAGTTCCTGACTACGTTGAAAGAACTAACAACGCCGCGGTGA
- the cobM gene encoding precorrin-4 C(11)-methyltransferase → MTVHFIGAGPGAADLITVRGRDLLAACAVCLYPGSLTPPDLLAHCPPGARVVDTANLSLDEIIGELTAAHADGHDVARLTSGDPSLYSTVAEQMRRLDAAGVPYDVVPGVPAFAAAAAVLNRELTVPEVGQSLVITRVQARSTSMPPGEDLATFAASGTTLAVHLAITKIDRVAAELIPHYGEDCPAAVVAHASQPGQKILRGTLASLPSQVREAGIGRAAVIFVGRTLAAEKFPDSFLYSAARDRSRQPDSL, encoded by the coding sequence ATGACCGTGCACTTCATCGGCGCCGGACCCGGTGCCGCCGACCTGATCACCGTGCGCGGGCGCGACCTGCTCGCCGCCTGCGCGGTGTGCCTGTACCCGGGCAGCCTGACCCCGCCCGACCTGCTCGCGCACTGCCCGCCGGGCGCGCGCGTGGTGGACACGGCGAACCTGAGCCTGGACGAGATCATCGGTGAGCTGACCGCCGCGCACGCCGACGGCCACGACGTCGCGCGGCTGACCTCCGGTGATCCTTCGCTGTACAGCACGGTCGCCGAGCAGATGCGCCGCCTCGACGCGGCGGGGGTGCCCTACGACGTGGTGCCGGGCGTGCCCGCGTTCGCCGCCGCGGCGGCCGTGCTGAACCGCGAGCTGACCGTGCCCGAGGTGGGGCAGAGCCTGGTGATCACCCGGGTGCAGGCGCGGTCGACCTCGATGCCGCCCGGGGAGGACCTGGCCACCTTCGCCGCCAGCGGCACCACGCTCGCGGTGCACCTGGCCATCACCAAGATCGACCGGGTGGCCGCCGAGCTGATCCCGCACTACGGCGAGGACTGCCCGGCGGCCGTGGTCGCGCACGCCTCACAACCCGGCCAGAAGATCCTGCGCGGCACGCTCGCCTCGCTGCCCTCGCAGGTGCGGGAGGCGGGCATCGGCCGGGCCGCGGTGATCTTCGTCGGCCGGACGCTGGCGGCGGAGAAGTTCCCGGACAGCTTCCTGTACTCGGCGGCCCGGGACCGCTCCCGGCAACCGGACTCGCTCTAA
- a CDS encoding cobalamin biosynthesis protein — translation MHPVDQDRYRPRLPVRAAGLLAGYAADRVFGDPRRAHPVAWFGSLATAVERRIWADSRPRGMLHLLICTATATGLGVVAERVAPAPLRFLATATATWVVLGGRGLATEGTAMADLVEAGDLDGARARLSHLCGRDAAELDLGELTRAATESIAENTSDAVVAPLFWGALAGIPGLLGYRALNTLDAMVGHRSPRYERFGWASARADDVANLIPSRAAALCTAVCAGRDARRVLRVWRRDAGVHPSPNAGQVEAAFAGALGVRLGGVNRYGGAVSERGHLGDGPPPEPADLRRSVRLSLAVGALAALAAAAVAR, via the coding sequence CTGCATCCGGTGGATCAAGACCGCTACCGGCCGCGACTCCCGGTTCGGGCGGCTGGGCTGCTCGCCGGGTACGCCGCCGACCGCGTGTTCGGCGACCCGCGCCGGGCGCACCCGGTGGCCTGGTTCGGCAGCCTGGCCACGGCGGTGGAACGGCGGATCTGGGCGGATTCCCGCCCGCGCGGCATGCTTCACCTGCTCATCTGTACCGCAACGGCCACCGGTCTCGGGGTAGTGGCCGAGCGTGTCGCCCCGGCGCCGCTGCGCTTCCTCGCCACCGCGACCGCCACCTGGGTGGTGCTCGGCGGCCGTGGGCTCGCCACCGAGGGCACCGCGATGGCGGACCTGGTCGAAGCCGGTGATCTGGACGGCGCCCGCGCGCGGCTGTCCCACCTGTGCGGCCGCGACGCCGCCGAGCTCGACCTCGGCGAACTCACCCGCGCGGCCACCGAGTCCATCGCCGAGAACACCTCCGACGCCGTGGTCGCGCCGCTGTTCTGGGGTGCGCTCGCCGGGATCCCGGGCCTGCTCGGCTACCGCGCGCTGAACACCTTGGACGCGATGGTCGGCCACCGCTCGCCCCGGTACGAGCGCTTCGGCTGGGCGTCCGCGCGCGCCGACGACGTCGCGAACCTGATCCCGTCCCGGGCGGCCGCCCTGTGCACCGCGGTGTGTGCCGGTCGTGACGCGCGGCGCGTGCTCCGGGTGTGGCGGCGGGACGCCGGGGTCCACCCGAGTCCGAACGCGGGCCAGGTGGAAGCCGCCTTCGCCGGCGCGCTCGGCGTCCGGCTCGGCGGGGTGAACCGCTACGGCGGTGCGGTGTCCGAACGCGGTCATCTCGGTGACGGTCCTCCTCCGGAACCGGCCGACCTGCGCCGGTCCGTGCGGTTGTCACTGGCGGTCGGGGCGCTGGCGGCGCTCGCGGCCGCGGCGGTGGCCCGATGA
- a CDS encoding putative cobaltochelatase translates to MRAFPFTAVVGLADLRLALVLSAVSPAIGGVLVRGEKGTAKSTMVRALAGLLPPVDVVTGCRFSCDPAAPDPACPDGPHDAGAPAERRPARLVELPVGAAEDRVIGSLDLERALGEGVTGYQPGLLAAAHRGLLYVDEVNLLHDHLVDALLDAAAMGRATVEREGVSVSHASRFVLIGTMNPEEGELRPQLLDRFGLTVEVRTSREPSERVEVVRRRLAYEADPDGFAARYDEAEAALAVRIADARRGLPAVTLDDAALLQIAEVCASFDVDGMRADIVTARTAAAHAAWSGRTEVTTEDIRVAARLALPHRRRRNPFDAPGIDEEQLDQALRDAEPEPPTDGPDDDGPGSGDTPPSAEAEPQKQETPEQAPQGPQQTVGAGQPFRARLFTVDGTGEGAHGRRSRSLTDSGRTIGVKPPSVREGRPHLPATVLAAAPHQRARGRSGAGLELRSRDLRFALREGREGNLVLFCVDSSGSMGARSRMSEVKAAVLSLLLDAYQRRDKVGLVTFRASAAELALPPTISVDAAASRLESLPTGGRTPLAEGLLRAAEALRVESIRDPRRRPLLVVVTDGRATSGPDAVARSHAAADLIARQGVASVVMDCESGRMRLGLAGELAARLGAEHVPLGEVAADSLAGAVRARTGRAA, encoded by the coding sequence ATGCGGGCGTTCCCGTTCACCGCGGTGGTCGGCCTGGCCGACCTGCGACTGGCGCTGGTGCTTTCGGCGGTGTCCCCGGCCATCGGCGGGGTGCTGGTCCGCGGCGAGAAGGGCACCGCGAAGTCGACCATGGTGCGGGCGCTGGCCGGGTTGCTGCCGCCGGTGGACGTGGTGACCGGGTGCCGGTTCTCGTGTGACCCCGCCGCTCCCGATCCCGCCTGCCCGGACGGACCGCACGACGCCGGTGCCCCCGCCGAACGCCGCCCGGCCCGGTTGGTCGAACTGCCCGTGGGCGCCGCCGAAGACCGGGTGATCGGTTCGCTGGACCTGGAACGCGCGCTGGGCGAAGGCGTCACCGGCTACCAGCCGGGACTGCTCGCCGCCGCGCATCGCGGGCTGCTCTACGTCGACGAGGTCAACCTGCTGCACGACCACCTGGTCGACGCGCTGCTGGACGCCGCGGCGATGGGACGCGCGACCGTGGAGCGCGAAGGCGTTTCCGTCTCGCACGCCTCGCGGTTCGTGCTGATCGGGACGATGAACCCGGAGGAGGGCGAACTCCGGCCGCAGCTGCTGGACCGGTTCGGGCTGACCGTCGAGGTGCGCACCAGCCGCGAGCCGTCCGAACGCGTCGAGGTGGTGCGACGGCGCCTGGCCTACGAAGCCGACCCCGACGGGTTCGCTGCCCGGTACGACGAAGCCGAAGCCGCGCTGGCCGTGCGGATCGCCGACGCCCGCCGCGGGCTGCCCGCGGTCACCCTCGACGACGCCGCGTTGTTGCAGATCGCCGAGGTCTGCGCCTCCTTCGACGTCGACGGGATGCGGGCGGACATCGTCACCGCGCGAACCGCCGCCGCGCACGCCGCTTGGTCCGGTCGCACCGAAGTGACTACAGAGGACATTCGCGTGGCGGCCCGGCTGGCCCTGCCGCACCGCCGTCGCCGCAACCCGTTCGACGCGCCCGGTATCGACGAAGAGCAGCTGGACCAGGCCCTGCGTGACGCCGAGCCGGAACCGCCGACCGACGGACCGGACGACGACGGCCCCGGCTCGGGTGACACACCACCTTCGGCGGAAGCCGAGCCGCAGAAGCAAGAAACCCCGGAACAAGCACCGCAAGGTCCACAGCAGACGGTCGGCGCGGGCCAGCCGTTCCGCGCCCGTCTGTTCACTGTGGACGGAACCGGCGAAGGCGCGCACGGCCGCCGCTCGCGCTCGCTCACCGACAGCGGCCGCACCATCGGTGTCAAACCGCCCAGCGTGCGCGAAGGCCGCCCGCACCTCCCGGCCACCGTGCTGGCCGCGGCCCCGCACCAGCGGGCACGCGGGCGCAGCGGGGCGGGTCTCGAACTGCGGTCGCGGGACCTGCGGTTCGCGCTCCGGGAAGGGCGCGAGGGCAACCTGGTGCTGTTCTGCGTGGATTCCTCGGGCTCGATGGGCGCGCGATCGCGCATGAGCGAGGTCAAGGCGGCCGTGCTGTCGCTGCTGCTGGACGCCTACCAGCGGCGCGACAAGGTCGGCCTGGTCACCTTCCGCGCGTCGGCCGCCGAACTGGCGCTGCCGCCGACGATCAGCGTGGACGCGGCCGCGTCCCGCCTCGAATCGCTGCCCACCGGCGGCCGGACCCCGCTGGCCGAAGGCCTGCTGCGGGCCGCCGAAGCGCTGCGCGTGGAGTCCATTCGCGACCCCCGCCGCCGCCCGCTGCTCGTGGTGGTCACCGACGGCCGGGCGACCAGCGGCCCGGACGCCGTGGCCAGGTCGCACGCCGCCGCGGACCTGATCGCGCGGCAGGGCGTCGCGTCGGTGGTGATGGACTGCGAAAGCGGGCGCATGCGGCTCGGCCTGGCCGGGGAACTGGCCGCCCGGCTGGGCGCCGAGCACGTGCCGCTGGGCGAGGTCGCCGCGGACTCGCTGGCCGGCGCGGTGCGCGCGCGGACGGGCCGGGCCGCCTGA
- the cobT gene encoding nicotinate-nucleotide--dimethylbenzimidazole phosphoribosyltransferase translates to MKITPPSAAAREEALARLDGLVKPLGSLGRLEELAAWLSAAHDAVPPRELADVRVAVFAGDHGITASAVSAYPREITAAMVQVFLAGTSGVTVLARQVGAKVRVFDLAVDADGLPDEVTAYKIRRGSGSIDREDALAPGEASRAFDAGRRIADAEIDDGADLLIPGDMGIGNTTVAAALVAARLGLPASEVVGTGTGVDEAGRARKVEAVTAALARAGERADDPFDRLTALGSACAAATAGFLVQGAVRGVPVVLDGVFSGAAALVAQDIAPGAVAWWLAGHRSTEPSQAYALKALGLEPILDLGLRLGEGSGAVQAVPVLRAARAVLAEMSSLADLT, encoded by the coding sequence GTGAAGATCACACCCCCCTCGGCGGCAGCGCGGGAAGAAGCGCTGGCCCGGTTGGACGGCCTGGTGAAACCGCTGGGCTCGCTGGGTCGCCTGGAGGAACTGGCGGCCTGGCTGAGCGCGGCGCACGACGCGGTGCCGCCGCGGGAACTCGCCGACGTGCGGGTCGCGGTGTTCGCCGGGGACCACGGGATCACCGCGTCGGCGGTCTCGGCGTACCCGCGCGAGATCACCGCGGCGATGGTGCAGGTGTTCCTCGCCGGGACGAGCGGGGTGACCGTGCTCGCGCGGCAGGTCGGGGCGAAGGTGCGGGTGTTCGACCTCGCGGTGGACGCGGACGGGCTGCCGGACGAGGTCACCGCGTACAAGATCCGCCGCGGTTCGGGCTCGATCGATCGTGAGGACGCGCTGGCGCCCGGGGAGGCGAGCCGGGCCTTCGACGCGGGGCGCCGGATCGCCGACGCCGAGATCGACGACGGTGCCGACCTGCTCATCCCCGGGGACATGGGGATCGGGAACACCACGGTCGCGGCGGCGCTGGTGGCCGCGCGGCTGGGTCTGCCGGCGTCGGAGGTGGTCGGCACCGGCACGGGTGTCGACGAAGCCGGGCGGGCGCGCAAGGTCGAGGCCGTCACGGCCGCGCTGGCGCGGGCGGGTGAGCGTGCGGACGACCCGTTCGACCGGCTCACCGCGCTCGGCAGCGCCTGCGCCGCCGCGACGGCGGGCTTTCTCGTGCAGGGCGCGGTGCGCGGGGTGCCGGTGGTACTGGACGGCGTGTTCTCCGGCGCGGCGGCGCTGGTCGCGCAGGACATCGCACCGGGGGCGGTGGCGTGGTGGCTCGCCGGGCACCGGTCGACGGAGCCGTCGCAGGCGTACGCGCTCAAGGCGCTCGGGCTGGAGCCGATCCTGGACCTGGGGCTGCGCCTGGGCGAAGGCAGCGGCGCGGTGCAGGCGGTGCCGGTGCTGCGGGCAGCGAGGGCGGTGCTCGCCGAGATGAGTTCGCTGGCTGACCTGACGTGA
- a CDS encoding adenosylcobinamide-GDP ribazoletransferase, which translates to MRDALRMAVGTLTVLPVPAPGVIDGRVARGAMLLAPLAVLPLALVGAAITLLPLPALPLAALALGAIALGSRGLHLDGLSDTADGLAASYDRERALTIMRKGDSGPSGVATLLLTLIVQCGALAGAIDAGHGIVAIVVAVVAGRGLLAVACARGVPSARPEGLGATVAGSVPVLGAVVSVTACAGLAAWGGTFAGLPWWQGLLAVAAAVCAGGLLLWRCTKRLGGITGDVLGACVETGVTAALLVLST; encoded by the coding sequence ATGCGCGACGCCCTGCGCATGGCGGTGGGTACGTTGACGGTGCTGCCCGTACCCGCCCCCGGCGTGATCGACGGGCGCGTGGCCCGCGGGGCGATGTTGCTGGCGCCCCTTGCGGTCCTGCCGCTGGCCCTCGTCGGCGCCGCGATCACCCTGTTGCCGCTGCCCGCGTTGCCGCTGGCCGCGCTCGCGCTGGGGGCCATCGCCCTCGGTAGTCGCGGGTTGCATCTGGACGGGCTGTCCGACACCGCCGACGGTCTCGCCGCCTCCTACGACCGCGAGCGAGCGCTGACCATCATGCGCAAGGGCGATTCCGGCCCCAGCGGCGTGGCCACCCTCCTCCTCACCCTCATCGTCCAATGTGGAGCGCTCGCGGGCGCGATCGACGCGGGCCACGGCATCGTGGCCATCGTCGTCGCGGTGGTGGCGGGGCGGGGGCTGCTCGCGGTCGCCTGTGCGCGCGGGGTGCCGTCGGCGCGGCCGGAGGGGTTGGGCGCCACCGTCGCGGGGTCGGTGCCGGTGCTCGGTGCCGTCGTTTCGGTCACCGCGTGCGCCGGGCTGGCGGCCTGGGGCGGCACCTTCGCCGGTTTGCCCTGGTGGCAAGGGCTTCTCGCGGTGGCCGCAGCGGTGTGCGCGGGCGGGCTACTGCTGTGGCGGTGCACCAAACGACTCGGCGGCATCACCGGCGACGTGCTCGGCGCGTGCGTGGAGACCGGCGTCACCGCGGCGTTGTTAGTTCTTTCAACGTAG
- a CDS encoding cobyrinate a,c-diamide synthase, with product MVTLPRVVIAAPASGHGKTTVASGLMAALRRRGFAVSGHKVGPDYIDPSYHALATGRPGRNLDPYLQREELVAPLLLHGASGAEIAVIEGVMGLFDGALGTEGYASTAHVARLVDAPVVLVVDASAASRSVAATVYGFAHFDPRVRLAGVILNKLGSERHEREIREAIGKTGIPVLGALRRSDDVHSPSRHLGLVPMAERAREGAVMVDRLAAWIESGVDIEAVVRAAREAPAVAAEPWSPPEPVPGPRAVVAAAGGEAFSFRYAETGEVLAALGVDLVDLDPINDTRLPDGCAGLYFGGGFPEVHAEALSANESLRTQVAAAVSGGLPVVAECAGLLYLCRELDGLPMTGVLPATARMTKRGALGYRTATAVADNLLASRGDQVTGHEFHRTEVLPDGPFAAAWRWNDAEHGYSSPTLNASYLHVHWAGHPARAAAFARAVRRG from the coding sequence ATGGTGACCCTGCCGCGGGTCGTGATCGCTGCGCCCGCCTCCGGGCACGGCAAGACGACCGTGGCGTCGGGGCTGATGGCGGCCCTGCGGCGACGCGGGTTCGCGGTGTCCGGGCACAAGGTCGGGCCGGACTACATCGATCCGAGCTACCACGCGCTGGCCACCGGGCGCCCCGGCCGCAACCTCGATCCGTACCTGCAGCGCGAGGAACTGGTCGCGCCGCTGCTGCTGCACGGGGCGTCCGGTGCCGAGATCGCGGTGATCGAAGGCGTGATGGGCCTGTTCGACGGGGCGCTGGGCACCGAGGGCTACGCCTCGACCGCGCACGTGGCCAGGCTGGTCGACGCGCCGGTGGTGCTGGTGGTCGACGCGAGCGCGGCGAGCCGCAGCGTGGCCGCGACGGTGTACGGTTTCGCCCACTTCGACCCGCGCGTGCGGCTGGCCGGGGTCATCCTGAACAAACTGGGTTCCGAGCGGCACGAGCGCGAGATCCGGGAAGCGATCGGGAAAACCGGGATCCCGGTGCTGGGCGCGCTGCGCCGCTCCGACGACGTGCATTCGCCGAGCCGCCACCTCGGGCTGGTGCCGATGGCCGAACGCGCCCGCGAAGGCGCGGTCATGGTGGACCGGCTCGCCGCCTGGATCGAGTCCGGCGTGGACATCGAGGCCGTGGTGCGGGCGGCTCGTGAAGCCCCCGCGGTGGCAGCGGAACCGTGGTCACCGCCGGAGCCGGTGCCGGGGCCGCGGGCCGTGGTGGCGGCGGCCGGGGGTGAGGCGTTCTCCTTCCGGTACGCCGAAACCGGCGAGGTGCTGGCCGCGCTCGGGGTCGATCTGGTGGACCTCGACCCGATCAACGACACGCGGTTGCCGGACGGCTGCGCCGGGTTGTACTTCGGCGGTGGTTTCCCCGAGGTGCACGCGGAAGCCTTGTCCGCCAACGAATCCCTGCGCACCCAGGTCGCCGCGGCGGTGTCCGGTGGGCTGCCGGTGGTCGCCGAATGCGCCGGGCTGCTGTACCTGTGCCGTGAGTTGGACGGCCTGCCGATGACCGGTGTGCTCCCGGCGACGGCCAGGATGACCAAGCGTGGCGCGCTCGGCTACCGCACGGCGACGGCGGTCGCGGACAACCTCCTCGCCTCGCGTGGTGACCAGGTGACCGGGCACGAGTTCCACCGGACCGAGGTGCTGCCCGACGGGCCGTTCGCTGCCGCGTGGCGCTGGAACGACGCCGAGCACGGGTACTCCTCGCCCACGCTGAACGCGTCCTACCTGCACGTCCACTGGGCGGGGCATCCGGCGAGGGCGGCGGCCTTCGCCCGCGCGGTGCGCCGTGGTTGA
- the cbiE gene encoding precorrin-6y C5,15-methyltransferase (decarboxylating) subunit CbiE, giving the protein MQITVVGVGADGWAGLSGPARAAVEAAEVLIGGPRQLDLVPGSRAVKVAWPSPLLPHLDALFAEHHGRRVCVLASGDPMLSGIGTTLARRFGELEVLPALSSPALARARLKWSAESTEVISVVGRSPHRVNRALAPGARLLVLSEDATTPAVLAAQLTEAGYGPSRFTVLEELGGPAERRFSGLADGWDHPPGAALNVVAIECETKGEPLPRTGLPDHAFEHDGQLTKRDVRAVTLARLGPLPGQLLWDVGAGSGSVAIEWSRAHPDNRAIAIERDPDRAARITRNAQRLGVPELRVVTGAAPDALDGLPVPDAVFLGGGITSEVLDACLHAPKVVANGVTLETETVLAGAYARHGGDLLRLAVEQAAPLGGFTGWTPARTVTQWSFTR; this is encoded by the coding sequence GTGCAGATCACCGTGGTAGGCGTGGGAGCCGACGGCTGGGCCGGGCTCTCCGGTCCGGCGCGCGCGGCGGTGGAGGCCGCCGAGGTGCTCATCGGCGGCCCGCGCCAGCTGGACCTGGTGCCGGGCAGCCGGGCCGTCAAGGTGGCGTGGCCCAGTCCGCTGCTGCCCCACCTCGACGCGCTCTTCGCCGAGCACCACGGCCGCCGCGTGTGCGTGCTGGCCAGCGGCGACCCGATGCTGTCCGGCATCGGCACCACGCTGGCGCGCCGGTTCGGCGAGCTGGAGGTGCTGCCCGCGCTGTCGTCACCGGCACTGGCCAGGGCGCGGCTGAAGTGGTCCGCCGAGAGCACCGAGGTGATCAGCGTGGTCGGCCGCTCGCCCCACCGGGTGAACCGCGCGCTGGCGCCGGGCGCGCGGCTCCTGGTGCTCAGCGAGGACGCCACCACCCCGGCGGTGCTCGCCGCGCAGCTCACCGAAGCCGGGTACGGGCCGAGCCGGTTCACCGTGCTGGAGGAACTCGGCGGACCGGCCGAACGGCGGTTCAGCGGGCTCGCCGACGGCTGGGACCACCCGCCGGGCGCGGCGCTGAACGTGGTCGCGATCGAATGCGAGACCAAGGGTGAACCGCTGCCGCGCACCGGCCTGCCCGACCACGCCTTCGAGCACGACGGCCAGCTGACCAAACGCGACGTCCGCGCGGTCACCCTGGCCCGGCTCGGCCCGCTGCCCGGGCAGCTGCTGTGGGACGTGGGCGCCGGTTCGGGCAGCGTCGCCATCGAATGGTCCCGCGCGCACCCGGACAACCGCGCCATCGCGATCGAACGCGACCCCGATCGAGCGGCGCGCATCACCCGGAACGCCCAACGCCTCGGCGTGCCGGAACTGCGCGTGGTGACCGGTGCGGCGCCGGACGCGCTCGACGGCCTCCCGGTGCCCGACGCGGTGTTCCTCGGCGGCGGCATCACTTCCGAGGTGCTGGACGCCTGCCTGCACGCGCCGAAGGTGGTCGCCAACGGCGTCACCCTGGAAACCGAGACCGTGCTCGCCGGCGCGTACGCCCGCCACGGCGGTGACCTGCTGCGGCTGGCCGTCGAGCAGGCGGCGCCGCTCGGCGGGTTCACCGGCTGGACCCCCGCCCGCACCGTGACCCAGTGGAGCTTCACCCGATGA
- the cobO gene encoding cob(I)yrinic acid a,c-diamide adenosyltransferase, giving the protein MPKGKPEYVPDDGLTTRQRRNRPLLIVHTGAMKGKSTAAFGMALRAWNQGWSIGVFQFVKSAKWKVGEEAALRALGEVHANTGQGGPVEWHKMGEGWSWSRKAGTEEDHAANAREGWAEIARRIAAGQHDFYVLDEFNYPLHWGWIDVGEVVEVLRDRPGRQHVVITGRNAPPALVEAADLVVEMTKVKHPMDAGQKGQRGIEW; this is encoded by the coding sequence ATGCCGAAGGGAAAGCCGGAGTACGTGCCGGACGACGGGCTGACCACCCGCCAGCGCCGCAACCGGCCGCTGCTGATCGTGCACACCGGCGCGATGAAGGGGAAGTCCACCGCGGCCTTCGGCATGGCGCTGCGGGCGTGGAACCAGGGCTGGTCGATCGGCGTGTTCCAGTTCGTCAAGTCGGCGAAGTGGAAGGTCGGCGAGGAGGCCGCGCTGCGCGCGCTCGGTGAGGTGCACGCGAACACCGGCCAGGGCGGGCCGGTCGAGTGGCACAAGATGGGCGAGGGCTGGAGCTGGTCGCGCAAGGCGGGCACCGAGGAGGACCACGCGGCCAACGCCCGCGAGGGCTGGGCGGAGATCGCCCGCCGGATCGCCGCCGGGCAGCACGACTTCTACGTGCTCGACGAGTTCAACTACCCGCTGCACTGGGGCTGGATCGACGTCGGCGAGGTGGTCGAGGTCCTGCGGGACCGCCCCGGCCGCCAGCACGTGGTGATCACCGGCCGCAACGCGCCGCCGGCGCTGGTCGAGGCCGCCGATCTGGTGGTGGAGATGACCAAGGTGAAGCACCCGATGGACGCCGGGCAGAAGGGCCAGCGAGGCATCGAATGGTGA